One genomic window of Paenisporosarcina antarctica includes the following:
- a CDS encoding amino acid ABC transporter permease, translated as MGYDFSLVYEYIPFLIEAAGLTVKISILSILVSTGVGLVSAFMKISRFKVLQMISDSYIAIIRGVPLLVQLYLIYYALPQFGIQLSAFSAAVIGLGIYSGSYVSEIARGSIASIPFGQMEAARSLGMTYFTAMKKVILPQAFRFSLPPLGNQFIITLKNSSLASVITANELMHTTARFASVNFAFLEFFIVASIMYFIMTFTLSKLVKWMEIRLSVGDRRSNA; from the coding sequence ATGGGTTATGATTTTTCTTTAGTATACGAATATATTCCTTTTCTTATAGAAGCAGCAGGTTTAACTGTAAAAATATCTATTCTATCGATTCTTGTATCGACAGGAGTAGGTTTAGTATCAGCTTTTATGAAGATTTCAAGGTTTAAGGTGTTACAAATGATTTCGGACAGTTATATCGCAATTATTCGTGGCGTTCCTTTACTAGTTCAACTATATCTTATTTATTATGCATTACCTCAGTTTGGTATCCAACTTAGCGCATTTTCAGCTGCAGTTATAGGTTTGGGTATTTACAGCGGTTCTTATGTGTCTGAAATTGCTCGTGGAAGTATCGCTTCCATTCCCTTTGGACAAATGGAAGCTGCTAGGTCCTTAGGAATGACTTATTTCACGGCGATGAAAAAAGTTATTTTACCTCAGGCATTTCGTTTTAGCCTTCCACCTTTAGGTAATCAATTTATCATTACATTAAAAAATTCTTCCTTGGCCTCTGTTATCACGGCGAACGAATTAATGCATACAACCGCGCGTTTTGCCAGTGTTAATTTCGCTTTTTTGGAATTCTTTATTGTAGCATCTATCATGTATTTCATAATGACTTTTACTTTGTCTAAACTAGTTAAATGGATGGAAATAAGACTTTCTGTAGGAGATAGGAGGAGTAATGCATGA
- a CDS encoding transporter substrate-binding domain-containing protein, producing the protein MRKVLFGIISALLILFLAACGAESTDQKSGSTEGKETEKSALDEIKERGTLTMAMGGKYPPFNFINKENELDGFDVDIGKEIAKRLGVEAEAVSTEWDGIIVGLLTKKYDIVLGSLSITEERKEKVDFVQYYTSGAGIIVPKDSDIQSAEDLKGANVGVGLGTTYEEKAIELGAEVKTYSSSVDAFSDMINGRVDGVISDQLLAAYGIKQKDYPFKIVGSKLFVDPCGIAVRKDDEELRAEIGIIMEDMRQDGTYEEISKKWFDMDIR; encoded by the coding sequence ATGAGAAAAGTATTATTTGGCATTATTAGTGCGCTATTAATTTTATTTCTAGCAGCATGTGGGGCAGAAAGTACCGATCAAAAATCTGGAAGCACTGAAGGTAAAGAAACAGAAAAATCAGCTCTTGATGAGATTAAAGAACGAGGAACCTTGACAATGGCGATGGGAGGGAAATATCCTCCATTTAACTTTATTAACAAAGAGAATGAATTGGACGGCTTTGATGTGGATATTGGTAAGGAAATTGCAAAAAGATTAGGAGTTGAAGCAGAAGCGGTATCGACTGAATGGGATGGAATCATCGTTGGATTACTAACGAAAAAATATGATATTGTCCTTGGTAGCTTGTCGATAACGGAGGAAAGAAAGGAAAAGGTTGACTTCGTTCAATACTATACTTCTGGTGCTGGAATTATCGTTCCAAAGGATTCCGATATTCAGAGTGCAGAAGATTTAAAAGGTGCTAATGTTGGTGTTGGATTAGGTACAACTTATGAGGAAAAAGCAATAGAACTTGGTGCAGAAGTTAAAACATACAGCTCGAGTGTTGATGCGTTTAGTGACATGATTAACGGTCGCGTTGATGGGGTTATTTCCGATCAACTTTTAGCTGCTTACGGTATTAAACAAAAAGATTATCCATTCAAAATTGTAGGTTCAAAATTATTTGTAGACCCTTGCGGAATTGCTGTTCGAAAAGATGATGAAGAACTAAGAGCAGAAATCGGCATTATAATGGAAGATATGAGACAAGATGGAACTTACGAGGAGATCAGTAAGAAATGGTTTGATATGGATATCAGATGA
- a CDS encoding NAD/NADP octopine/nopaline dehydrogenase family protein, with protein sequence MNKEKITIIGAGHGGYSATADMILKGYDVTLYELPEYRENLFPLIKTGKLRVTGEIQGIVDIPKIEIEINKAIEFATIILIITHGGTHRKLAEMMAPFIKGEQIIVLLPGYTGGALCFEQIFKQKGVKKGYTLAEANTLPYACRKITGEPAVHVKLYLKKFLISAFPAVKNDEFLSVFQKLYPNAHKVENVLETGFNNGNPVLNVVPCVFNAGRIEYAKGEYQHFQEGVTPSVARVMGELDLERIGVGKSLGIKLVPYLERVMETGYVQSNASWYEAIQTSLHLTAKGPDSLQHRYLTEDVPYGLTPWYHFAKDRNIDVKLMESLIQLASALSDENYFETGRTLEEMGINDMTNHELNQFLLYGS encoded by the coding sequence ATGAATAAAGAAAAGATCACGATTATTGGAGCAGGCCATGGAGGTTATTCCGCAACGGCCGATATGATATTGAAAGGGTATGATGTCACCCTTTATGAACTCCCCGAATATAGAGAGAATCTTTTTCCGTTGATAAAAACCGGAAAACTGAGAGTGACAGGTGAGATTCAAGGGATAGTAGATATCCCGAAAATTGAGATAGAGATAAATAAAGCAATAGAATTTGCAACTATTATCTTAATTATTACTCATGGAGGGACCCATAGAAAGCTTGCTGAAATGATGGCACCCTTTATAAAAGGGGAACAAATAATAGTACTTTTACCTGGGTATACAGGGGGTGCATTATGCTTTGAGCAAATATTTAAACAAAAAGGTGTAAAGAAGGGCTATACACTGGCAGAAGCAAATACATTGCCATACGCTTGCCGAAAGATTACGGGTGAACCGGCTGTACATGTAAAGCTTTATTTGAAGAAGTTTCTTATATCAGCTTTTCCAGCAGTGAAAAATGATGAATTTCTATCTGTCTTTCAAAAGTTATATCCAAACGCGCATAAAGTCGAGAATGTATTAGAGACAGGGTTTAATAATGGGAATCCTGTATTAAATGTAGTTCCCTGTGTTTTTAATGCCGGCAGAATAGAGTACGCGAAAGGAGAGTATCAGCATTTTCAAGAAGGAGTAACTCCATCTGTTGCGAGGGTCATGGGAGAATTGGATTTGGAAAGGATCGGAGTAGGAAAAAGTTTGGGAATAAAATTGGTACCATATTTAGAACGTGTCATGGAAACGGGGTATGTTCAATCGAATGCCAGTTGGTATGAAGCAATCCAAACAAGTTTGCATTTAACGGCAAAAGGTCCTGATTCATTGCAACATCGTTATTTAACGGAGGATGTTCCCTATGGTTTAACTCCCTGGTACCATTTTGCAAAAGATAGAAATATTGATGTGAAGCTTATGGAATCTCTAATTCAATTAGCTTCTGCCCTTTCGGATGAAAACTATTTTGAAACTGGAAGAACCCTGGAGGAAATGGGTATTAACGATATGACTAACCATGAATTGAATCAATTCCTACTTTATGGAAGTTAA
- a CDS encoding PucR family transcriptional regulator: protein MSITIEEILLLPIFGDAKLISGEKGTHKEVRWVTILEVLDEITQLQSGELLITTAFDLLSNEDLIDNLIRNLQERNLSGIIIQTGYYLEAIPDRMIQESNKYHFPIIELPRTTTFSEITKIVHRNIMYNQFEKIKFSEELYKKLAGIAVSDNGLRPFTHLLSQLVKGDIAIFDKDLNELCYTVDPSLNFHNENLIKYLYPFKEDFENGSFLTKTIKDEEQHILISSVKSNNIFYGYIIALKSSKFDEFEEIAIQHTSTIAAVEFIKLSSLEKKDNQYKADFLELLLTGNYTDDLSIYSKGEVLGYKIGTYDTCVAIIKIDNYDKMLNLDKIESDLLHTILKKLDENGLQTMFKLFSGQFVLLISNRFTNRVNITKTLEKIADYIFEKFDVSLSVGIGNYYKDFKKYRNSYKEAQEALFIIESVWKGKKSLHINNLGLYQLLLPLFQDRNLIRDYHQKVLGNILDDEELIETLKVYLENTKLNEAADKLFIHRHTLKYRIKKIEKLTNRDINNFNDRVELEIALIIHNVFKAS, encoded by the coding sequence ATGTCTATAACAATCGAAGAAATATTACTCTTACCTATATTTGGAGATGCAAAGTTAATCTCTGGTGAAAAAGGAACACACAAAGAGGTCCGTTGGGTAACGATCTTAGAAGTACTAGATGAAATTACACAGTTGCAGTCGGGAGAATTACTAATTACCACAGCATTTGATTTACTCTCTAATGAAGATCTAATAGATAACTTGATTCGAAATCTACAAGAACGAAATCTATCGGGTATTATCATTCAAACAGGTTATTATTTGGAAGCCATTCCAGATCGAATGATCCAAGAATCGAACAAATATCATTTCCCGATCATTGAGCTTCCAAGAACCACAACATTTTCGGAAATCACAAAAATTGTTCATCGAAACATCATGTATAATCAATTTGAGAAAATAAAGTTTTCAGAAGAGTTGTACAAAAAATTGGCCGGAATTGCAGTTAGTGACAATGGTCTGCGTCCCTTCACTCATCTGTTAAGTCAGTTAGTAAAAGGCGATATCGCTATTTTTGACAAGGATTTGAATGAACTCTGTTACACCGTTGATCCTTCCTTAAATTTTCACAATGAGAATCTAATTAAGTATTTATATCCATTTAAAGAAGACTTTGAAAATGGTTCATTTTTAACCAAAACAATCAAAGATGAAGAACAACACATACTAATTTCATCCGTAAAATCGAATAATATTTTTTATGGTTATATCATCGCGCTTAAGAGCAGTAAATTTGATGAATTCGAGGAAATTGCCATACAACATACCTCGACTATTGCGGCCGTTGAATTCATCAAATTATCAAGCCTAGAGAAAAAAGACAATCAATATAAGGCCGATTTTCTGGAACTCCTCTTAACAGGAAATTATACGGATGATCTAAGCATTTATTCCAAAGGTGAAGTATTAGGTTATAAAATTGGAACCTACGATACATGTGTTGCCATTATTAAAATTGATAATTATGACAAAATGCTAAATCTGGATAAAATCGAATCCGATTTACTGCATACGATATTAAAAAAGTTAGATGAAAATGGGCTACAAACTATGTTTAAATTATTTAGCGGCCAGTTTGTTTTGCTAATATCAAACCGCTTTACCAATCGGGTAAATATTACAAAAACACTTGAAAAGATCGCCGATTATATTTTCGAGAAATTTGATGTTTCTTTATCTGTTGGAATTGGGAATTATTATAAAGACTTCAAAAAATACCGAAATTCTTATAAAGAAGCACAGGAAGCTTTGTTCATCATTGAATCTGTATGGAAAGGGAAAAAATCTCTGCATATTAATAATCTTGGCCTATATCAACTACTACTCCCTCTTTTCCAGGATAGGAATCTAATCCGTGATTACCATCAAAAAGTCCTTGGAAACATCCTAGATGATGAAGAATTAATCGAAACACTTAAGGTTTACTTAGAGAACACCAAATTGAACGAAGCGGCAGACAAATTATTTATCCACCGCCATACTTTAAAATATCGAATTAAGAAAATTGAAAAGCTGACTAATCGTGATATAAACAACTTTAATGACCGTGTTGAACTAGAAATAGCCCTAATTATTCACAATGTTTTTAAGGCAAGTTAA
- a CDS encoding hydantoinase B/oxoprolinase family protein produces the protein MTKAILIEVINNALKSVAEQMTETMVRSSYSTIVKEMRDCSSAIFDKDAQMLAEGANIPIHLNCLGPALNTILTKFFPKESFKPGDIVLTNHPYAGGESLGSHHTKDIIMVAPIFLEESILIGYSVTMLHHRDVGGVWTGDSWTEEIWQEGFLMEPVKLYDAGVRNEALWRVILNNTRVPHDMKGDLLAQISGCNIGSKGLTELVNKYGYEETNQIFDALLMYSEKLTCMEIKKMEDGVYFHEEKVLDDGYKGGPYTLKLKVIKEGENITFDFTGTDPQIKGPINSPLSATISAVYYTLKTIIDPSIPVNDGCHRPITVIAPKGTLVNAQEPIGCFQRMVTAHVVVDLIMGALSTATRDRVIADSCGCLYDFCSAINMETHPNGGEVSHRQYWGEIVPGGLGARPNKDGISVMSCHVTNCPIPPMEAQEIESPVIFLERSIVPDSGGPGKYRGGLAHKRKWKIVGYEAQFFHTSQKSKIPPQGLFGGKPGKSGRWTINEGTENERVLEFALGDVIFLNYGDTVTLITPGGGGYGNPFERNHDLVLEDVRQGYVSIESAKLDYGIVIDPEKMEINEQKTENIRK, from the coding sequence ATGACTAAAGCAATATTAATTGAAGTCATTAACAATGCATTGAAATCGGTTGCTGAACAAATGACGGAAACAATGGTTCGAAGCAGCTATTCCACGATCGTAAAAGAAATGAGAGATTGTTCATCAGCAATATTTGATAAAGACGCGCAAATGTTAGCAGAAGGAGCAAATATACCGATACACCTAAATTGTTTGGGACCAGCGTTGAATACGATTCTAACTAAATTTTTCCCTAAAGAATCATTTAAACCTGGAGATATCGTATTAACTAACCACCCTTATGCTGGAGGAGAATCATTGGGTAGCCATCATACAAAAGATATTATTATGGTAGCCCCTATCTTTCTGGAGGAATCAATTTTAATCGGTTATTCTGTTACAATGCTACATCACCGTGATGTTGGTGGTGTATGGACAGGAGACTCCTGGACAGAAGAAATTTGGCAGGAAGGATTTTTAATGGAACCGGTTAAGCTGTATGATGCTGGGGTAAGAAATGAAGCATTGTGGAGAGTGATATTGAATAATACAAGGGTTCCACATGATATGAAGGGTGATCTTCTTGCCCAAATTTCCGGCTGCAATATAGGTTCAAAAGGTTTAACGGAACTAGTTAATAAATATGGTTACGAAGAAACCAATCAAATTTTTGATGCGTTATTAATGTATTCTGAAAAGCTAACCTGTATGGAGATTAAAAAAATGGAAGACGGAGTCTATTTTCATGAGGAGAAAGTATTGGATGACGGATATAAAGGGGGTCCCTATACCCTTAAACTCAAAGTAATAAAAGAGGGAGAGAATATCACCTTCGACTTTACGGGAACAGATCCTCAAATAAAGGGGCCTATCAATTCTCCATTATCCGCTACAATATCAGCTGTTTATTACACATTAAAAACAATCATAGATCCCTCTATCCCTGTTAATGACGGGTGTCATCGTCCAATTACAGTGATAGCTCCCAAAGGAACTTTAGTAAATGCCCAAGAGCCAATCGGATGTTTTCAAAGAATGGTTACTGCACACGTAGTTGTGGATTTAATTATGGGGGCATTATCTACCGCTACACGTGATAGGGTAATCGCTGATTCGTGCGGGTGTTTGTATGATTTTTGTTCAGCAATCAATATGGAGACCCATCCAAATGGGGGAGAGGTTAGTCACAGGCAATACTGGGGAGAAATTGTACCTGGAGGATTAGGCGCAAGGCCCAATAAAGACGGTATTTCTGTCATGTCTTGTCATGTAACTAATTGTCCGATTCCTCCAATGGAGGCACAGGAAATTGAATCACCTGTCATTTTTTTAGAAAGATCAATTGTTCCTGATTCAGGTGGACCGGGCAAGTATCGTGGAGGCCTTGCTCACAAACGAAAATGGAAAATAGTTGGGTATGAAGCACAATTTTTCCATACCTCACAAAAGTCTAAAATTCCGCCACAAGGTCTGTTTGGAGGAAAACCAGGTAAAAGTGGGAGATGGACTATTAATGAAGGTACGGAAAATGAAAGAGTGCTTGAATTTGCCCTTGGAGATGTAATTTTCTTGAATTATGGCGATACGGTTACTCTGATTACTCCTGGAGGGGGAGGTTATGGGAATCCTTTTGAAAGAAACCATGACTTAGTATTGGAGGATGTAAGGCAAGGGTATGTCTCTATTGAATCAGCAAAACTGGATTACGGTATTGTGATTGATCCTGAAAAAATGGAAATTAATGAGCAAAAAACAGAAAATATTCGTAAATAA
- a CDS encoding hydantoinase/oxoprolinase family protein: MYRLGIDTGGTNTDLVLTNMENGEVFSMKTATTTNHLIEGIFKGIEKISGLANMESKEIKELIYGTTIVVNMIAQKENEDVALITTRGFKDVLEIGRAWRDQNIYNNFMDKAVPLVPRELRFEITERMNFNGEVLEDIQMDQLNGLVRELKRKKIRSVGVCFLHSYRNPKHERMVKEYLEEHLPEVYVSISSDIISQFREYERTSTTVINAYMMPNMVSHLEEFTHEMSKRDIRSTNYMMNANAGVMSFNSAIEKPVTVSDSGPIGGIIAANYLGQQMGEHNLITFDMGGTSCDVSLIKDNHIHFRTDSYIEGFPISIPTVDLEYIGAGGGSMAWCDQGGVLKVGPKSAGAYPGPVCYQRGGTEPTVTDANLVLGRIRPEIFLEDLSDVMEQTKKAIYEKIALPLGLDLYEAAEGIIDVVNANMLRAIKLVSVLRGHNPSEFSLVSFGGAGGLHATKLARELEIPKVIVPYSPGTFAAMGQTLADVKHDFVYTSIQNIKRLDKAEFNRIFSNLAQSGTDQLAKEMVSSEKQILVRSCDVRYVGQAFELNIQLPSDNLKEVDILNMANRFHELHESMYGHSLREDEVEVVNFRVSAIGKIDKVKLNFGSQTGNYLVDKQYGEVSFDGKAYHVPIYERSQLEPGYEIIGPAIIGEMGATTVIYPEQSAIIDRFLSIIVNTQIRKDVNHD, encoded by the coding sequence GTGTATAGATTGGGAATAGATACGGGTGGTACAAATACAGACCTAGTGCTAACCAATATGGAAAATGGCGAAGTATTTTCCATGAAAACGGCGACAACTACTAACCATTTAATAGAAGGAATTTTTAAAGGTATTGAAAAGATTAGCGGTCTTGCTAATATGGAATCAAAAGAAATTAAAGAGTTAATTTATGGTACAACGATTGTTGTCAATATGATTGCACAAAAGGAAAATGAAGATGTTGCGCTGATCACAACACGTGGTTTTAAAGATGTTTTAGAAATTGGACGTGCTTGGCGCGATCAAAACATATATAACAATTTTATGGATAAAGCAGTGCCATTGGTACCTCGTGAATTACGGTTTGAAATTACTGAAAGAATGAATTTCAACGGCGAGGTGTTGGAAGATATTCAAATGGATCAATTGAACGGGTTGGTAAGGGAATTAAAAAGGAAAAAAATTCGCTCTGTGGGTGTTTGCTTTTTACATTCTTATAGAAACCCAAAGCATGAAAGAATGGTCAAGGAATATTTAGAGGAACATCTTCCTGAAGTTTATGTCTCCATTTCATCAGACATCATCTCGCAATTCCGTGAGTATGAAAGAACATCAACAACAGTTATAAATGCCTATATGATGCCCAATATGGTTTCGCATTTGGAGGAGTTTACTCACGAAATGAGTAAAAGAGATATTCGCTCTACGAACTATATGATGAATGCCAATGCGGGCGTTATGAGCTTTAACAGTGCTATAGAGAAACCAGTTACCGTATCAGATTCGGGTCCAATTGGAGGAATTATTGCAGCTAACTATCTGGGGCAACAAATGGGAGAACATAATTTGATTACGTTCGATATGGGTGGAACTAGCTGTGATGTATCTTTAATCAAAGATAACCATATTCATTTTAGAACGGATAGTTATATTGAAGGATTTCCTATTAGTATACCTACAGTTGATCTTGAATATATCGGTGCAGGTGGCGGGAGTATGGCTTGGTGTGATCAGGGTGGTGTCCTAAAGGTTGGACCTAAGAGTGCAGGAGCCTATCCAGGTCCTGTTTGTTATCAGAGAGGCGGCACAGAACCTACAGTAACGGATGCCAATCTCGTATTAGGGCGGATACGGCCTGAAATTTTTCTAGAAGATTTATCAGATGTTATGGAGCAGACAAAAAAGGCTATTTACGAGAAAATTGCCTTGCCTTTAGGATTAGATTTGTATGAAGCAGCAGAAGGAATCATAGATGTGGTTAATGCTAATATGCTTCGAGCCATCAAATTAGTATCGGTGCTGAGGGGTCATAATCCAAGTGAATTTAGTCTCGTTTCCTTTGGTGGAGCAGGTGGTTTGCATGCGACAAAATTGGCTCGCGAGCTTGAAATACCAAAAGTTATTGTGCCATATTCACCGGGCACATTTGCGGCAATGGGTCAAACCCTCGCAGATGTTAAACACGATTTTGTTTATACGAGTATTCAAAATATCAAACGATTGGATAAAGCAGAGTTTAATCGTATATTCAGTAATCTGGCACAATCGGGAACCGATCAATTGGCTAAGGAAATGGTTTCATCTGAAAAACAGATACTCGTAAGAAGTTGTGATGTGCGCTATGTAGGACAGGCTTTCGAATTAAATATTCAATTACCTTCAGACAACCTGAAAGAAGTAGATATATTGAATATGGCTAATAGATTTCATGAGTTACATGAAAGTATGTATGGTCATTCCTTACGCGAGGATGAAGTGGAAGTGGTTAATTTCCGTGTAAGTGCCATTGGTAAGATCGATAAGGTCAAACTGAATTTTGGAAGCCAGACCGGTAATTATCTTGTGGATAAACAATATGGCGAAGTTAGTTTCGATGGAAAAGCATATCATGTTCCGATTTATGAACGGAGTCAACTAGAGCCAGGGTACGAAATTATTGGCCCTGCTATTATTGGCGAGATGGGTGCGACAACAGTGATATATCCGGAACAATCCGCTATTATAGATAGATTTCTTTCCATTATTGTAAATACACAGATAAGGAAGGATGTTAATCATGACTAA
- a CDS encoding Rossmann-fold NAD(P)-binding domain-containing protein, whose product MTPKQILRLGFPKMKKEKGEKRDFLPEFFKRFLRDDLSIYLEKGYGSQLGFSEEDYLIANSRIIFSEKDEVFKQQLIVVIRSPEFDDIEKMLPGSGLLAMLHYETRPYLLDLLKKKQIHAFSLDSIVDDNNERLVVSYEMTALGGVHTAFSKLNELHKEKMILSNKPIKVSIIGMGKLGVHAGRISFGQFNEYELGKKGVNGISVQFLEREIMEYPSSVKEILEQTDLLVDATKRPDPTRIIIPNDLLGSLPKHAIVLDLTADPYEKRVDGYQVKAIEGIPHGSLDQYIFDVEDSAWNDIPSVVQSQNRRLTISCNAWPGVMAKECMNVYAEKMWPFIKLIGEQGFQMNINSDSSNERALKRATIDFFEAKNK is encoded by the coding sequence TTGACACCTAAACAAATTTTAAGACTTGGTTTTCCGAAAATGAAAAAGGAAAAGGGAGAAAAAAGGGATTTTCTACCTGAATTTTTTAAACGATTTCTAAGAGATGATCTTTCAATTTATTTAGAGAAAGGATATGGCAGTCAATTAGGATTTTCGGAAGAAGACTATTTGATAGCTAATTCAAGGATAATCTTCTCTGAGAAGGACGAAGTTTTTAAACAGCAACTGATAGTGGTAATACGATCTCCTGAATTTGATGATATAGAAAAGATGCTTCCAGGGTCTGGTTTACTGGCTATGCTACATTATGAAACTCGTCCTTACTTATTAGACTTATTAAAAAAGAAACAAATACATGCATTTTCTCTTGATTCCATTGTGGATGATAACAATGAAAGACTTGTTGTATCGTATGAAATGACAGCATTAGGCGGGGTTCACACTGCATTTTCAAAGTTAAATGAATTACATAAAGAAAAGATGATTTTATCAAATAAACCAATTAAAGTTTCCATCATCGGTATGGGAAAACTTGGGGTGCATGCTGGAAGAATATCTTTCGGGCAGTTCAACGAATATGAATTAGGAAAAAAAGGTGTTAACGGAATTAGTGTTCAATTTTTAGAGAGAGAAATCATGGAATATCCTTCATCTGTTAAAGAAATTTTAGAGCAAACGGACCTTTTAGTCGATGCAACTAAACGACCAGATCCAACCCGAATTATTATACCCAATGATTTACTGGGGAGTTTACCTAAACATGCCATAGTATTGGATTTAACTGCTGATCCTTATGAAAAAAGAGTAGACGGTTACCAGGTAAAAGCAATAGAAGGCATTCCCCATGGCAGTTTGGATCAGTATATTTTTGATGTGGAAGATTCAGCTTGGAATGATATTCCTTCTGTGGTTCAGTCACAAAATAGAAGATTAACCATTAGTTGTAATGCTTGGCCTGGAGTGATGGCTAAGGAATGTATGAATGTATATGCAGAAAAAATGTGGCCATTTATCAAGTTGATTGGGGAACAAGGTTTTCAAATGAATATTAACTCGGATAGTTCTAATGAAAGAGCGTTAAAGAGAGCGACTATTGATTTTTTTGAAGCAAAAAATAAATAG
- a CDS encoding helix-turn-helix domain-containing protein, producing the protein MYYLSEYQTFTSVKEMDLHVQQHINAHYNELIQTDRDVLSLISRYCCKFPGASHLKVETIMKALSKSDATIRRAIRKLAKLKIIEKISFIRRVSKGYGANILRILPFEDKSTMNTRSVAESITPVSNPATQLEKQTSLSINLIQDTYDTEDAIKKGLITKLPERIGHILGAFFDMNTMYKVYGIMLRAKAKIDRSITFEEYEEEYINAILSVVNAYKRGKVKNIYGVLYAAISSATKRLYVTALFNDAMDR; encoded by the coding sequence ATGTATTATTTATCAGAGTATCAAACATTTACTAGCGTCAAAGAAATGGACTTACATGTTCAGCAGCATATCAATGCCCATTACAACGAATTAATTCAAACGGATCGTGACGTACTTTCTTTAATTAGTCGCTACTGCTGTAAATTTCCAGGGGCTTCTCATTTGAAAGTAGAAACGATCATGAAGGCATTATCGAAGTCAGATGCGACGATTCGTCGTGCTATTCGTAAGTTGGCCAAATTGAAGATTATCGAAAAAATCTCGTTTATCCGTCGCGTCTCAAAAGGCTATGGCGCGAATATACTTCGTATTTTACCCTTTGAAGACAAGTCGACTATGAATACTCGCAGCGTTGCTGAGAGTATTACACCTGTAAGCAATCCAGCGACTCAATTGGAGAAACAAACCTCTCTTTCTATTAATCTTATACAAGATACATATGATACAGAGGACGCGATTAAGAAGGGATTAATTACCAAGTTACCAGAAAGAATCGGGCACATTTTGGGTGCTTTTTTCGATATGAATACGATGTATAAAGTGTATGGCATCATGTTACGAGCGAAAGCAAAAATAGACCGTTCCATTACGTTTGAAGAGTATGAGGAAGAATATATAAACGCGATTCTATCTGTGGTCAATGCCTATAAACGAGGAAAAGTTAAGAATATATATGGAGTGTTATATGCAGCGATTTCAAGTGCCACAAAGCGTTTATATGTGACGGCTTTATTTAATGACGCTATGGATCGCTAG
- a CDS encoding DUF1659 domain-containing protein yields the protein MAIIDFKQAVVRLTFETGYTLDGKVIKKSSSYRNVNQAATADQLGDVVGILSGFSSRPLLAAEKIETGNIQN from the coding sequence ATGGCAATCATCGACTTTAAGCAAGCAGTGGTTCGTTTAACGTTTGAGACAGGCTATACGCTTGACGGTAAGGTAATTAAAAAATCGTCGTCGTACCGAAATGTCAATCAAGCTGCGACTGCGGATCAGTTAGGAGATGTGGTTGGTATTTTGTCGGGATTCTCTTCCCGTCCATTACTCGCTGCTGAAAAGATTGAAACCGGCAACATCCAAAACTAA
- a CDS encoding DUF2922 domain-containing protein produces MAKVLEMLFDTAQGKKFTISVDEPRVDLTGPEVDSGMQALLASNVFNADGANLVSAYQARIVERNVTEL; encoded by the coding sequence ATGGCAAAGGTACTAGAAATGCTGTTTGATACAGCTCAAGGGAAAAAATTCACGATTTCAGTGGACGAACCCCGCGTGGACTTAACAGGTCCTGAAGTAGACAGTGGCATGCAGGCTTTACTTGCAAGCAACGTCTTCAACGCGGACGGTGCGAACCTTGTATCTGCTTACCAAGCGCGTATTGTTGAACGTAACGTAACTGAACTTTAA
- a CDS encoding YvrJ family protein encodes MNDWLTMIQEVGFPIFVSFYLMHRVETKLQMIHEALISLKVT; translated from the coding sequence ATGAACGACTGGCTGACAATGATCCAAGAAGTAGGCTTCCCGATTTTCGTGTCATTTTATTTAATGCACCGCGTCGAAACGAAACTTCAGATGATACATGAAGCCTTAATTTCGTTGAAGGTGACTTAA